The proteins below come from a single Rhodohalobacter sp. SW132 genomic window:
- a CDS encoding glycoside hydrolase family 127 protein: MRKLSTVSSWFLNPQCCLHDRLFFSPRIWPLVLSIITAALFLYGCNAAEETPRELSPFPLSAVDLIDGPFLHAQNLNDDYVLAHDPDRLLAPFLIDAGLTPKASRYGNWENTGLDGHTAGHYLTTLAMMVAASGNEEARDRLEYMVDQLAICQAENGNGYVGGIPGGQEMWEEIAAGNINAQSFSLNGKWVPWYNIHKLYAGLRDAWIFTENEQALEVLIELTDWTVELVSDLSDNQIQEMLISEHGGMNEVFADVYDITGDERYAELARQFSHREILDPLLNEEDRLTGLHANTQIPKVIGFKRVAEVCEIPSWDDAAAFFWDTVVNHRSVAIGGNSVAEHFHPRDDFSSMLESREGPETCNTYNMMRLARQLYFTSGDLKYIDYYERSLYNHILSSQHPEHGGLVYFSPMRPGHYRVYSNPEHTFWCCVGTGIENHTKYGELVYSHDGENLFVNLFLPTRLDWEERGVTLTQKTEFPESDVTAFTLNMEEDQTFDLNIRHPQWLTSAGMSVEVNGEKFSGESEPGSYFTIDHNWQDGDQIEVRMPMHTYGEYLPDGSPYMAILHGPVVLAADVGSEDVSGLVADDSRMGQVAPGLLYPRHHMPMLVIDDEQWTDKLSRNTELPLSFDVSELTYPQEELSLIPFYRLHDARYIIYWQTGTSEEARQMRDELAKQEDGFMELENQTISRVVPGQQQPESEHNFQGEQTEAGVHQNRHWRKSGAWFSYDMPDPEHEARVLRLTYHGEDEDRHFDILLNDNHIAEVRLDGSEGDQFIDISYSLPTWVVEGQEDGIHTIRFEAKENSETAHIFDVRLMR; this comes from the coding sequence ATGCGCAAATTATCGACCGTTTCAAGTTGGTTTCTGAATCCTCAGTGCTGTTTACATGACAGATTGTTCTTTTCTCCCCGAATCTGGCCGTTGGTACTTTCCATTATCACCGCCGCCCTGTTTTTGTATGGCTGTAACGCCGCTGAGGAGACCCCACGTGAGCTTTCTCCTTTCCCACTATCGGCTGTAGATTTGATAGATGGACCTTTTTTGCATGCTCAAAACCTGAATGATGATTATGTTCTGGCGCACGATCCGGATCGGTTATTGGCACCATTTCTGATTGATGCAGGGCTAACTCCAAAAGCATCTCGTTATGGAAACTGGGAGAATACAGGGCTGGACGGACATACGGCCGGGCATTACCTGACAACTCTCGCCATGATGGTAGCCGCCTCTGGAAATGAAGAGGCCCGGGATCGTCTCGAATATATGGTAGATCAGCTTGCCATTTGTCAAGCTGAAAACGGTAACGGCTATGTTGGCGGGATACCGGGCGGGCAGGAAATGTGGGAGGAAATCGCTGCTGGCAACATCAATGCCCAGAGTTTTTCCCTGAACGGCAAATGGGTACCGTGGTATAATATTCATAAGCTGTATGCCGGTTTACGTGATGCATGGATTTTCACTGAAAACGAACAGGCACTCGAAGTCCTTATCGAGCTTACCGACTGGACTGTTGAACTGGTCAGTGATCTTTCAGATAATCAGATCCAGGAAATGTTGATTTCTGAGCACGGCGGAATGAATGAAGTATTTGCTGATGTGTATGATATCACCGGGGATGAACGCTATGCGGAACTTGCAAGGCAATTTTCACATCGTGAAATTCTGGACCCTTTATTAAATGAAGAAGACCGGCTTACAGGCCTGCATGCAAACACGCAGATTCCCAAGGTAATTGGGTTCAAAAGAGTAGCCGAAGTATGTGAAATACCATCATGGGATGATGCCGCTGCCTTCTTCTGGGATACAGTGGTTAATCACAGATCCGTGGCTATTGGCGGAAACTCGGTAGCGGAGCACTTTCATCCAAGAGATGATTTTTCTTCGATGCTCGAATCGCGGGAAGGACCGGAAACCTGCAATACGTACAATATGATGCGCCTTGCACGTCAGTTATATTTCACATCCGGCGATCTGAAATATATTGACTATTACGAGCGCTCATTATACAACCACATTCTTTCCTCACAACACCCCGAACACGGGGGGCTGGTTTATTTTTCACCAATGAGGCCGGGACATTACCGGGTATATTCAAACCCGGAGCATACATTTTGGTGCTGTGTGGGTACCGGAATAGAAAATCATACCAAATATGGTGAATTGGTTTACTCCCATGACGGTGAAAATCTGTTTGTTAACTTGTTCCTGCCAACCAGGCTCGACTGGGAAGAAAGGGGAGTAACTTTGACTCAGAAAACAGAATTTCCGGAATCGGATGTCACCGCCTTCACACTCAATATGGAGGAAGATCAAACCTTTGACCTGAATATTCGCCACCCTCAATGGCTGACCTCTGCGGGCATGTCTGTTGAAGTAAATGGTGAAAAATTTTCGGGTGAAAGTGAACCAGGAAGCTACTTTACAATTGACCACAACTGGCAGGATGGTGATCAAATTGAAGTGCGGATGCCCATGCACACGTACGGAGAGTATTTACCGGACGGAAGCCCATATATGGCTATTTTGCACGGCCCAGTAGTTTTGGCAGCCGATGTCGGGTCGGAAGATGTCAGCGGTCTGGTTGCCGATGACAGCAGAATGGGCCAGGTGGCACCGGGTCTTCTTTATCCGCGTCATCACATGCCAATGCTTGTGATTGATGATGAGCAGTGGACAGACAAATTATCCCGTAATACGGAGTTGCCACTCAGTTTCGATGTCTCTGAGTTAACCTATCCGCAGGAAGAACTCTCACTGATTCCTTTCTATCGGCTTCATGATGCCAGGTATATCATCTATTGGCAAACCGGAACTTCTGAGGAAGCAAGGCAAATGCGGGATGAGTTGGCTAAGCAGGAGGATGGCTTCATGGAACTTGAAAATCAAACCATTTCCAGGGTAGTGCCCGGTCAACAGCAACCGGAGTCGGAGCACAATTTTCAGGGTGAGCAAACCGAGGCAGGGGTTCATCAAAACAGGCACTGGCGCAAATCCGGAGCATGGTTTTCCTATGATATGCCTGACCCTGAGCATGAAGCCCGTGTTTTACGCCTTACCTACCATGGCGAAGATGAAGATCGCCATTTTGATATTTTACTCAATGACAATCACATTGCGGAGGTGCGCCTTGATGGTTCGGAAGGAGATCAGTTCATTGATATCAGCTATTCTCTCCCAACCTGGGTTGTGGAAGGACAGGAAGATGGTATCCACACTATTCGATTTGAAGCGAAAGAAAACTCAGAAACAGCACATATTTTTGATGTACGATTAATGCGATGA
- a CDS encoding DinB family protein: MKEKTRLLFDRLEAKRGRIIKQYGRLTPAQLQFKADPNEWNLLQVMRHLVTAEQQSVKLILRKLQQQDKISRTGFGAKFRHLVLKIALRLPLKFKAPKIAEVHEESPDFNQMKSEWETVREEILTIIEESTSETLSKALYRHPRAGYLNVKQALEFMDEHLTHHQKQIDRLVDQSNNLPHQKS, from the coding sequence ATGAAAGAGAAAACCCGATTGCTGTTCGATCGCCTGGAAGCGAAACGCGGCCGAATTATCAAACAGTATGGCCGGCTCACACCTGCTCAGCTTCAGTTCAAAGCCGACCCTAATGAGTGGAACCTTCTCCAGGTTATGCGCCATCTCGTTACGGCTGAGCAGCAATCGGTTAAGCTTATCCTGAGAAAACTTCAACAGCAGGATAAAATTTCCCGAACGGGATTTGGAGCGAAATTTCGCCACCTGGTCCTGAAAATTGCACTTCGTCTTCCATTGAAATTTAAAGCTCCAAAAATTGCCGAGGTCCACGAGGAATCACCCGATTTCAACCAGATGAAATCGGAGTGGGAAACTGTTCGAGAAGAGATACTGACAATCATTGAGGAATCAACCAGCGAAACCCTTTCAAAAGCACTTTACAGGCATCCAAGAGCCGGTTATCTGAATGTAAAACAAGCACTTGAATTTATGGATGAGCATCTGACCCATCATCAAAAACAGATCGACCGATTGGTGGATCAATCAAATAATCTGCCCCATCAGAAATCATAA
- a CDS encoding sodium/solute symporter (Members of the Solute:Sodium Symporter (SSS), TC 2.A.21 as described in tcdb.org, catalyze solute:Na+ symport. Known solutes for members of the family include sugars, amino acids, nucleosides, inositols, vitamins, urea or anions, depending on the system.), whose amino-acid sequence MTYLDFSIVAIYLIYILWKGLRLQDSQTTTDDFFLAGRTLSWPLIGLSLYATNISITTIIGLSSSGYENGISVFNYEWTGTIMLLIFAVFIVPYYLRHKLTTMPEFLGRRFDNRSRYFFSVLSIAMSILIDIAGAIYVGSILLKGVFPETELYIFIIITAFITGFYTISGGLKGVIITDSIQAVLLTIGSLIVSVVVFQQVDSWSQVQDTVGADFLSLIQPADDPYIPWPTLLISLPILGFYFMCSNQHMVQRVLGARTLDDGRKGAIFAGLLKLPLLFLLVLPGTLGILLMPDIDNPNLIYTELMYDLIPVGVLGIILTGFVAALMSSIDSALTASSSIATMDLYRKFRPGATQKNLVNTGKIFILISVILASFWAPYIDRFPTLWEYLQAVLSYLSPPIAACFLFGLFWNRATSDGAFYSLLGGSGMALLLILNNYFYTILFPIHFLYSATIIFLFSSIVMLIVSLAKPEKEVSPFFTASKERIPETEVSWYKNYRFHALIVLILTIGLVALFW is encoded by the coding sequence GTGACCTATTTAGATTTTTCCATTGTTGCAATTTACCTGATCTACATTCTCTGGAAAGGGCTTCGGCTGCAGGATAGCCAGACGACCACAGATGATTTTTTTCTTGCCGGACGAACACTGAGCTGGCCGCTGATCGGCTTGTCTCTTTATGCCACCAATATCTCCATCACCACCATTATTGGTCTGAGCAGCAGCGGTTACGAAAATGGAATTTCGGTATTCAATTACGAGTGGACCGGCACCATTATGCTGCTCATCTTCGCAGTTTTCATTGTGCCGTATTACCTCAGGCACAAACTCACCACCATGCCGGAATTTCTGGGTCGCAGGTTCGATAACCGGTCACGCTATTTCTTTTCCGTACTCTCCATAGCCATGAGCATTTTGATTGATATCGCCGGAGCGATTTATGTAGGCAGTATTCTGCTGAAGGGAGTTTTTCCGGAGACGGAGTTATACATTTTTATAATTATAACCGCTTTTATTACCGGATTCTACACCATATCCGGCGGACTGAAAGGGGTCATTATCACCGATTCGATCCAGGCGGTTTTACTCACAATTGGTTCCCTGATTGTGTCTGTTGTAGTATTTCAGCAGGTAGACTCCTGGAGTCAGGTTCAGGATACGGTAGGCGCGGATTTTTTAAGCCTGATTCAGCCTGCGGATGATCCATACATCCCCTGGCCGACACTCCTCATCAGCTTACCCATTCTGGGATTTTATTTTATGTGTTCGAACCAGCACATGGTGCAGCGGGTCCTCGGCGCCCGAACGTTGGATGACGGGCGAAAAGGAGCCATCTTTGCGGGCCTTCTTAAACTTCCGCTTCTATTCCTGCTCGTTCTGCCGGGAACGCTCGGCATTTTATTAATGCCCGATATCGACAATCCCAACCTGATCTACACCGAATTGATGTATGACCTGATTCCAGTCGGTGTATTGGGCATCATCCTCACCGGATTTGTGGCCGCGCTGATGTCGAGCATCGATTCTGCGCTCACGGCATCATCGAGTATCGCCACGATGGATCTTTACCGAAAATTCAGGCCCGGGGCCACTCAAAAAAACCTGGTGAATACCGGTAAAATCTTTATCCTGATCTCGGTTATCCTGGCATCTTTCTGGGCTCCATACATTGACCGATTCCCCACGCTTTGGGAATATCTGCAGGCGGTGCTCTCCTATCTGAGTCCGCCCATTGCGGCCTGCTTTCTGTTCGGACTGTTTTGGAATAGAGCAACATCCGACGGCGCATTCTATTCATTACTGGGTGGCAGCGGCATGGCGCTTCTGCTGATTCTGAATAACTATTTTTATACGATTCTCTTCCCGATCCACTTCCTCTATTCAGCTACCATCATCTTCCTGTTCAGCAGTATTGTGATGCTGATCGTAAGCCTGGCGAAACCCGAAAAAGAGGTCTCACCATTTTTTACGGCGTCAAAAGAACGCATTCCTGAAACAGAAGTGTCGTGGTATAAAAATTATCGATTTCACGCCCTGATCGTACTTATTCTTACGATAGGACTGGTGGCTCTTTTTTGGTAG
- a CDS encoding aldo/keto reductase gives MNYRTLGKTGFKISEISLGTWQLGGKWGTDFDEKIAAETLDTAIEAGVNFIDTADVYKGTESEVAVGKAVKRTDKQIHVATKCGRQINPHINENYTPEVLRGYVEDSLQRMNLETIDLIQLHCPPTEVYYRPEIFGEFEKLKEEGKIQNLGVSIEKVEEGIKALEYDNVTSIQVIYNMFRQRPHEVLFPMAQEKNVGIIVRVPLASGLLTGKFSKETTFGEKDHRNFNREGKFFDVGETFSGIPYEKGVEAVNELKEILPDDENLVHLALRWVLMSDEVSCVIPGASSVDHVKSNAEAAEKPPVSDEIMKEIDRVYSEQIKPLVHQRW, from the coding sequence ATGAACTATCGAACACTTGGCAAAACCGGCTTTAAAATCTCTGAAATCTCCCTGGGAACCTGGCAGCTTGGCGGAAAGTGGGGAACGGACTTCGATGAAAAAATTGCGGCTGAAACTCTGGATACGGCGATTGAAGCGGGAGTAAATTTTATCGACACGGCCGATGTGTATAAAGGCACTGAAAGCGAAGTTGCCGTCGGAAAAGCGGTGAAGCGGACCGATAAACAAATCCACGTGGCAACAAAATGTGGCCGGCAGATCAATCCCCACATCAATGAAAATTACACTCCGGAAGTTCTCCGGGGATATGTAGAAGATTCCCTCCAGCGGATGAATCTCGAAACGATTGACCTGATTCAGCTCCACTGCCCGCCCACCGAGGTGTATTACCGACCTGAGATTTTCGGCGAATTTGAAAAGCTGAAAGAGGAAGGAAAGATTCAGAATTTGGGAGTGAGTATCGAAAAAGTGGAGGAAGGGATCAAAGCCCTGGAATATGATAATGTGACCTCCATCCAGGTGATTTATAACATGTTTCGGCAGCGTCCTCATGAAGTGCTTTTCCCGATGGCACAAGAGAAAAATGTGGGTATTATCGTCCGGGTTCCACTGGCGAGCGGCCTGCTGACCGGTAAGTTTTCGAAGGAAACCACATTTGGTGAAAAGGATCACCGCAACTTCAATCGTGAGGGAAAGTTTTTTGATGTGGGCGAAACCTTTTCAGGGATTCCATACGAAAAGGGAGTGGAAGCAGTGAATGAGCTGAAAGAAATTCTTCCGGATGATGAAAATCTTGTCCACCTGGCCCTTCGATGGGTATTGATGAGCGACGAGGTTAGCTGCGTAATTCCCGGCGCATCATCCGTGGATCATGTAAAGTCCAATGCTGAAGCAGCAGAAAAACCGCCGGTTTCTGATGAGATCATGAAAGAGATTGATCGGGTGTACAGTGAGCAGATCAAACCGCTTGTGCATCAGCGGTGGTAG
- a CDS encoding glucoamylase family protein, whose product MSDKNIKYLFIFFLLFSGLATFNACETTSVEERPPLENGNGEEPTELSDDELLDIVQEATFQYFWEGAEPNSGMARERYHLDGQGEDRNIVTTGGSGFGLMAIIVGVEREYITRDEAVDRFDRIIGFLESADRFNGHWPHWLEGNSGRVSPFSQEDDGADIVETAFLIQGLLTVKQYLLEGDERELELADRIDTLWRDVNWNWHTKNGSENVLYWHWSPNHGWAINHQVRGYDEAMIVYILAAGSPTYSIDPEVYHEGWARGGNIRYTGHEAYGYSLPLRHNGAQEYGGPLFWAHYSFLGLDPRNLEDRYANYWENNRNHTLIQYEYAIENPKGFEGYGEDLWGLTASYSIDGYAAHRPFDVDFGVITPTAALSSIPYTPDESMKVIRNLYENHKDKTFGKFGFFDAFSFEHNWFPQRYLAIDQGPIVVMIENHRSGLLWDLFMSNEDIQNGLDELGFTY is encoded by the coding sequence ATGAGTGATAAAAATATCAAGTACCTCTTTATCTTTTTTCTGCTATTTAGTGGATTAGCAACGTTTAATGCATGTGAAACCACTTCTGTGGAAGAGAGACCTCCACTGGAAAATGGAAATGGTGAAGAACCAACAGAACTTTCAGATGATGAGCTTTTGGATATCGTTCAGGAAGCAACATTCCAGTATTTCTGGGAGGGAGCTGAACCCAATTCCGGGATGGCTCGCGAACGATATCATCTTGATGGACAGGGTGAAGATCGGAATATTGTCACAACCGGAGGCTCAGGTTTTGGGCTGATGGCTATTATTGTCGGTGTCGAACGGGAATATATTACGCGTGATGAAGCGGTGGATCGTTTTGACCGGATAATCGGATTTCTGGAATCGGCCGACCGCTTTAACGGACACTGGCCGCACTGGCTTGAAGGCAACAGCGGCAGGGTTAGCCCCTTCAGCCAGGAGGATGATGGTGCTGATATTGTAGAGACTGCTTTCCTGATCCAGGGGCTTTTAACCGTAAAACAGTATCTGCTTGAGGGTGATGAACGGGAACTGGAACTTGCCGATCGCATCGACACTTTATGGCGAGACGTAAACTGGAACTGGCATACAAAAAACGGTTCTGAAAATGTACTTTATTGGCATTGGTCGCCAAACCACGGCTGGGCGATCAACCATCAGGTTCGGGGATACGACGAAGCGATGATTGTTTACATCCTCGCTGCAGGTTCCCCCACCTATTCAATCGACCCGGAAGTGTATCACGAAGGGTGGGCCAGGGGTGGTAATATCAGGTATACAGGCCATGAAGCGTATGGTTACTCCCTACCGCTTCGCCACAATGGAGCCCAGGAGTATGGAGGACCGCTTTTCTGGGCACACTACTCTTTTCTTGGACTCGACCCGAGAAATCTTGAAGATCGATATGCCAACTACTGGGAAAATAACCGCAATCATACTTTGATTCAGTATGAGTACGCTATTGAAAACCCAAAAGGTTTTGAAGGATATGGAGAGGATCTCTGGGGATTGACGGCCAGCTACTCGATCGATGGTTATGCCGCACACCGGCCATTTGATGTAGATTTTGGCGTTATTACTCCAACTGCGGCACTTTCATCTATCCCTTATACCCCTGATGAATCGATGAAGGTAATCCGTAATCTGTACGAGAATCATAAAGACAAGACCTTTGGTAAATTTGGATTTTTCGACGCATTCAGCTTTGAACACAACTGGTTCCCTCAGCGCTATCTTGCAATTGATCAGGGCCCGATTGTGGTTATGATTGAAAACCACCGCTCCGGTTTGTTATGGGATCTTTTTATGAGCAACGAAGATATCCAAAACGGTCTTGATGAATTAGGCTTTACGTATTGA
- a CDS encoding LacI family DNA-binding transcriptional regulator translates to MKITLKDIAEDTGFSISTISRVLNNSDKISSDTRKKVLSSAKKLGYKIAKSGDSASKKHLNIALVATGFHQGEFYTSYFYGLNKAAQQNNVRLFLSVVIDHQKGLVKLLKSLASEYYDGIVLCIPELFSSDHEIIASELPNDFPVLSNSLIENPVFPTITFDSYSGGYLAAKHFQEQGYKKVGIILGPSERSESRFRKNGFTDYVTQQRGMELTWSCDGDYTFQSGISAFEDFLQNKNQPEAVFASNDTMANGFLQTAKKNHFKIPEDVALIGYDDLPYNEHTQPSLSSIRTDYEKLGNATIKALLETLSENNFTSNVLSFVPVSVSHRESS, encoded by the coding sequence ATGAAAATAACTCTCAAAGATATAGCAGAGGACACCGGGTTTTCCATATCTACAATTTCACGGGTTTTAAATAATTCTGATAAAATCAGTTCTGACACTCGGAAAAAAGTTCTTTCAAGTGCAAAAAAGCTTGGTTATAAAATTGCAAAAAGTGGAGACTCTGCATCAAAAAAGCATCTTAATATAGCTTTAGTTGCTACCGGGTTTCATCAGGGAGAGTTTTATACAAGTTATTTTTATGGTTTGAATAAAGCAGCTCAACAAAATAATGTCCGCCTTTTTTTATCAGTAGTGATTGATCATCAGAAGGGCCTCGTAAAATTGCTGAAGAGTTTGGCATCAGAATATTATGATGGGATTGTGTTATGCATTCCTGAATTATTCAGTTCAGACCACGAAATCATTGCATCTGAACTGCCGAATGATTTTCCAGTGTTATCAAATTCATTAATTGAAAATCCGGTATTTCCTACAATTACTTTCGACAGTTACTCTGGCGGATATCTTGCCGCCAAACATTTTCAGGAACAAGGGTATAAAAAAGTTGGAATCATTCTTGGACCTTCGGAACGATCAGAATCCCGATTCCGGAAAAATGGATTTACAGATTATGTTACTCAACAACGTGGGATGGAGTTAACCTGGAGTTGTGATGGAGATTACACATTTCAATCAGGCATCAGTGCATTTGAAGATTTTCTGCAGAATAAAAACCAACCTGAAGCTGTGTTTGCTTCAAATGATACTATGGCAAATGGTTTTCTGCAGACAGCCAAAAAGAACCATTTTAAGATTCCGGAGGATGTAGCACTTATCGGCTATGATGATCTTCCCTACAATGAACATACTCAGCCATCTTTATCATCCATCCGCACCGATTACGAAAAACTGGGTAATGCTACAATCAAAGCTCTTTTAGAAACATTGTCTGAAAATAACTTCACATCAAATGTACTAAGCTTCGTGCCGGTATCTGTTTCTCATAGAGAATCATCTTAG
- a CDS encoding glucoamylase family protein has translation MKAFYRKRYNFLLILTAGIFLFSTCKNIERQPESSSISTDEVLSDEELLDEVQYATFQYFWDGAEPNSGMARERYHVDGYYPQDDKNVVTSGGSGFGLMAIIVGAERGFITRNEAVDRFDRIVDFLEEADRFNGLWPHWMDGGTGETKPFSQQDDGADIVETAFLVQGLLTVRQYLQDGNEREQEIASRIDTLWREVQWNWHTKEGEESVLYWHWSPNHDWAMNHTVQGYDEAMIAYILAASSPTYSIDPEVYHEGWARGGDIVLEDHEAYGYSLPLKHNGAIEYSGPLFWAHYSYLGLDPRNLEDQYANYWENNRNHSLIHYEYAIDNPFDYKGYGEDLWGLTASYSMDGYDGHRPHGVDHGVITPTAALSSFPYTPEESMKVMRNLYENYHDEMFGPYGFYDAMSPEHDWFPRRYLAIDQGPIVVMIENHRSGLLWDLFMSSDEVQNGLDKLGFSY, from the coding sequence ATGAAAGCATTTTACAGAAAGCGATACAATTTCCTTCTGATTCTTACAGCAGGCATCTTTTTATTTTCTACCTGTAAAAATATTGAACGACAGCCTGAATCGTCGTCAATTTCGACAGATGAAGTACTCTCAGATGAGGAGTTACTCGATGAGGTTCAGTATGCTACTTTCCAGTATTTTTGGGATGGTGCAGAACCCAATTCAGGTATGGCACGTGAAAGATATCATGTGGATGGCTATTATCCGCAGGACGACAAAAATGTGGTAACATCCGGCGGTTCCGGTTTCGGTTTGATGGCCATTATTGTAGGTGCTGAACGTGGCTTTATTACACGAAACGAAGCGGTTGACAGGTTTGATCGTATCGTTGATTTTCTTGAAGAAGCCGACCGTTTTAATGGTTTATGGCCTCACTGGATGGACGGTGGAACCGGCGAGACAAAACCGTTCAGCCAGCAGGATGACGGGGCAGATATTGTTGAAACCGCATTTCTTGTCCAGGGTTTGTTAACCGTGCGCCAATATCTGCAGGATGGAAATGAACGAGAACAGGAAATAGCCAGCCGGATTGATACTCTCTGGCGAGAGGTGCAATGGAACTGGCACACAAAAGAAGGGGAAGAGAGTGTACTCTACTGGCACTGGTCACCAAATCATGACTGGGCCATGAATCATACCGTGCAGGGTTACGATGAAGCGATGATCGCATACATTCTGGCAGCTTCTTCTCCCACTTATTCGATTGATCCCGAGGTATACCACGAAGGCTGGGCCCGGGGTGGTGATATTGTTCTGGAGGATCATGAAGCGTATGGATATTCACTGCCTCTTAAACACAATGGCGCTATAGAATACAGCGGGCCTCTTTTCTGGGCTCATTACTCCTATCTCGGGTTAGATCCAAGAAATCTTGAAGATCAGTATGCCAATTATTGGGAGAATAATCGAAATCATTCATTAATTCATTACGAGTACGCAATAGATAATCCATTTGATTACAAAGGGTATGGCGAAGATTTATGGGGTTTAACCGCAAGTTATTCAATGGATGGCTACGATGGACACAGGCCCCACGGTGTGGACCATGGCGTAATCACTCCTACAGCTGCACTTTCATCCTTTCCATACACACCGGAGGAATCGATGAAAGTTATGAGAAATCTGTATGAAAATTATCATGATGAAATGTTTGGCCCATACGGTTTTTATGATGCCATGAGCCCGGAGCACGACTGGTTTCCCCGGCGATATCTTGCAATAGACCAGGGACCGATTGTAGTTATGATAGAGAACCACAGAAGCGGTTTACTTTGGGATCTGTTCATGAGCAGCGATGAGGTGCAGAACGGACTCGATAAACTTGGTTTTTCTTACTGA
- a CDS encoding endonuclease/exonuclease/phosphatase family protein, translated as MNQITTRKMFLRLQVHNGVCVIVYSAVLLFLLAGFSTVSAQPFNISSYNIFYFTPAEHENSWESRKHHVASVIRFHDIVLWGSQEGEHNQLQDLRQMLGQEYIGFSRDDGDTEGEHSAIFYNPDLFRVIEHDTFWLSKTPDRPSMDWGVNFHRICTWGKFEHLDSGKEFYVYNVHFDHESQEARENSSRMILEHIEENTPEDAKIIFLGDLNAEPDNKAYKKVIDDGRFQDTYHISNLPPHGPTGTFNGFSFTREPDRRIDYIFLTNHFEVNRYGVLTDSYDGLNYPSDHFPVIAEIKFNSQSRDK; from the coding sequence ATGAATCAGATTACAACCCGAAAAATGTTTCTCCGGCTGCAAGTACATAATGGTGTATGCGTGATCGTTTATTCTGCGGTCCTATTGTTCCTTTTAGCCGGGTTTTCCACCGTTTCGGCTCAGCCATTTAACATCTCATCCTACAACATTTTTTACTTTACCCCAGCTGAACATGAAAATAGCTGGGAATCCCGCAAGCACCACGTAGCAAGTGTTATCAGGTTTCACGATATCGTGCTATGGGGTTCTCAAGAGGGTGAACACAATCAGCTGCAGGATTTGCGTCAAATGCTTGGGCAGGAATACATCGGGTTTTCTCGGGATGATGGAGACACAGAAGGTGAACATAGTGCTATATTTTACAACCCGGATCTTTTCCGGGTAATTGAACACGATACATTCTGGCTTTCAAAAACCCCGGATCGGCCTTCGATGGACTGGGGAGTCAATTTTCACAGGATTTGTACCTGGGGCAAATTTGAGCATTTGGATTCAGGAAAAGAGTTTTACGTATACAATGTTCATTTTGATCATGAAAGTCAGGAAGCCCGTGAAAACAGCAGCAGAATGATTCTTGAGCATATAGAAGAAAATACCCCTGAGGATGCAAAAATAATTTTTTTAGGGGATTTAAATGCTGAACCCGATAACAAAGCTTACAAAAAAGTGATCGATGATGGCAGATTTCAAGACACGTATCACATCTCAAATCTACCTCCGCATGGACCAACAGGCACATTTAATGGCTTTAGTTTCACCAGGGAACCCGATCGCCGCATCGATTATATATTTCTCACCAATCATTTTGAGGTAAACCGATATGGAGTGTTAACAGACAGTTATGACGGATTAAATTATCCATCAGACCATTTCCCGGTTATTGCAGAAATCAAATTCAACTCACAAAGCAGAGATAAATGA